Below is a window of Tolypothrix bouteillei VB521301 DNA.
ACTCTCCCTTGCTAACCGTTAGCGTTCCAATTGGTTTGCAATTTACAAGCAATTCCCAAGGAATTTTAGTTCGGGGAAATGGTCGAGGTTTAAGGAGACAGGAGAATCCAATCATTGATACAAATAATGCTTTACGCACGCAACCCGATCGAACGCTAGCTCTAGTAGGTGGAGATGTCACTTTTGAAGGTGGGACATTGAAAACTGCAGGAGGAAGAATCGAGTTGGGTAGCGTTGCGGGTACTGGTAATGTCAGTTTGACTGCTGTGCAAAAAGGTTTTTCTTTAGGTTATGAAGGTGTTGCTAATTTTGGAGATATTCAACTGTCCGGAGCCACAGCAATTGATGCTAGTGGCGAGGGTGGCGGTGAGATTGAAATCAGAGGCAAAAGAGTAGTGCTTCGGGAGGGTTCGCAAATTGAAGCGACTCGCTTGGAAAAGGGCTTTGGCGGAAAGTTGACCGTAACCGCTTCAGATCTAGTAGAACTCGGCGGGACAACTGCTGACAATCTTGGAGATAACCGACGATTTCCCAGTTCCCTGTCTGTTGACAATCGAAAAGTCGGGGACATCCCTGGGGAACTGACAATCAACACCAGACAATTGATTATCCGACCGGGAGGACGAATATCAGCTAGCAATGCAGGTCAAGGAAAGGGAGGCAATATAACGGTCAATGCTGCTGATTCTGTGGAATTGATTGGTATTTTCAACGCCATGGGAGGGCTGCGTTCTAGTGGCATATCCGTACAGACAACAGGTTCTGGAGACGCAGGAAATTTAGCTATCAACACTAAAAATTTGGTGATTCGGGATGGAGCAGAACTCTCTGCGTCTACCTTTAGTGCAGGTAATGGGGGAAGTGTAGAAATCAATGCCTCAGATTCTGTGGAATTGTTCAATACAAACGGGCAAATTCGCAGCAGAATAGTAGCCGAAGTGGGCAGAGATTTGAGAGAAGTTAACCGACAGGGAGAATCTGATTCTCCTACGGGACAAGGTGGAAATCTAACAATTAGAACCAGAAACTTGACTGTGAGAGATGGCGCAGTAGTGACTGTAAGTAGTAGAAGTGAAAATGCTAGAGCTCAAGGTGCAGGTACTTTAGACGTAACAGCTCGATCCGTTCGTTTGGATAATAAAGGACAAATTACTGCAGCTACTGCTTCCGGTCAGGGAGGAAATATTACACTACAAGTGCAAGATATCTTGCTTTTACGCCGTAATAGTTTAATATCCACCACAGCAGGTTCAGCACAAGCAGGAGGAGATGGAGGAAACATTAACATTAATACAAATTTCATCGTAGCTGTCTCCAATGAAAATAGCGATATCACCGCCAATGCTTTTAGTGGGAGTGGCGGTAATGTGAAAATTACAGCCCAAAGTATTTTTGGGTTAGAACCACGCAGCCGAGAACAACTCCAAACTTTATTGGGAACGAGTCAAGCTGGCGATACAGATCCGAGTCGGCTGCTCAGTAATGACATCACTGCTATTTCACAAGAAAACCCTTCTTTAAGCGGTCAGATTACCATCAACACGCCTGACGTTGACCCTTCCAAAATGTTGGTTGAATTGCCAATGGATATCGTCGATGTCAGTGGATTAATTCGTCAGGACCTTTGTGTTGCAGCCGATCGCGGAAGTAAATTTACCATAACCGGACGTGGAGGTTTACCTCCTTCTCCTCATGAAACCCTCAATCCTGATGCTGGGTGGGAAGATTGGCGCATCGTACAGCCACAGGCTTTATCTGAAAAAACAGAGAGTGCAAGAAATTATCAACCAAATTCAAAAGAACTTCAACCTATAAATATTATTGAAGCTCAAGGTTGGGTTATGAGTGCAAATGGTACGGTGGTTCTCACAGCTCAGCCTGCTGTCGTGACACCTCAAGGAACTTGGCTATCTCCTTTAGATTGTCAGCGGTTGAGGGCAAACTTATGAAGTCTAATGAAAAGATTAAAGTTGCTCAGTTACCCAATTTGTTGAAGCAGTTGGGAATTTTGCCGAGCTCTAGGAAGTCACGTATTTTGCAGCTTATTAATAAGAACAGAAAAATTCTTCAAATTATTTTGCTTGCGGCTTTAAGCGTCATCTTTAGCCTGCACAGTCCAATATTGTTTTCTGCTATCGCACAGCAACCTGGAGTCACTCAGCAATCTGCGATCGCATTAATGCAAGCAGGTAAAAAAAACTACGAAGAAGGATTGTTTGCTGAAGCAACAAAAACATTACAACAAGCAGTACAAATATACGCAGCAACAGGGGAGACTCTCAACCAAGCTCAAGCACTCAGTTTTGCTTCTTTAGCTCAACACAAATTAGGGCAATTTCAAGCAGCAGAAAATTCTATTCATAATAGTTTATCTTTGTTAAAAAGCTTGCCCGAACGTAAAGATACAATCCAAGTTCGTGCTTTAACTTTGAACGCTCAAGCACATTTACAATTGGCTAAAGGCAATGCTGAAACTGCTCTGGAATCTTGGCAAAATGCAGAAAAACTTTACAGGCAAATTCGCGATCGCTTGGGGATTCTTGGGAGTCTACTCAATCAAGCTTTGGCACTACAAGTTTTAGGTCTTTCCCGTCGCGCCGATCGAACAATTGCTCAAGTAGAACAAGAAATTTATCAAGAAACCGACCCCTCTTTCAAATTTGCTAGTTTGCTAAATCTCGGTCAAATTCGCCGTCAAGGAAGAGATTTGGAACAATCGCAGAAAATTTTACAGATGGGGCTAGAAGTAGCTCAAAAAATGCGATCGCCTGAATTTCAAAGTAAAGTTTTATTGAGTTTGGGCAATACTGAAATAGCTCTAGCGAAAAATGCAAAAGCATTAAAAAATGAAGAAAATTTTCAGACTTACACTCAGAAAGCTTTAAATGACTATCAACAAGCAGCTAATATTGCCATCTCACAACAGATAAAAGTTCAAGCAAAAATTAACCAATTTTCGATATTGCTGGAAAATCAGCAATATTCCTCTTTTCCAGTTTTGCTACCACAAATTAGCAGTTCTTTAGAGAGATTACCTAAGAGCAGATCTTCCATATATGCACGCGTACATTTTGCCAAAAATTTAATCCAATGGTTACAAGAAAGTAAAGAACCAAAAAACAAAAAGGATATAACTCAAATATTAAATACTGCTATCGATCAAGCTAGAAGTTTAACAGATCGAAGAGCAGAATCATATGCTTTGGGTACGCTTGGTGAGTTATATGAAAAAACTTTAGACGAGTCAAAGGCAATTGAATTAACTCAATCAGCTTTAGCGATCGCTCAGGCGACAAATGCACCAGATATTGCCTATCGCTGGCAGTGGCAAATGGGGCGGTTGCTTCAAAAGCAAGCAGAGACAACGCATCGCAGCAAAAATGCTGACGCTCAAGCAGTAAGTTACTACACTCAAGCTTTTAAGACTCTTAATAATTTACGGGGCGATTTAGTCGTCCTCAGTCCCGAAGTACAATTTTCCTTCCGAGAAACTGTAGAACCAGTCTACCGACAGTTAGTCGATTTACTTTTGCGAGATCCAAATCCCAATCGCGATCGTTTGATTCAAGCCCGTGACGTTATGGAAGCACTCCAGCTAGCAGAACTCGATAACTTTTTTGGCGATGCTTGTGCTAAACCAGAACAAGTCAAAATTGACGATCTCGATCCCCATGCAGCTGTTATCTATCCAATTATTTTGCCAGACCGTTTGGAAGTGGTTATCAAATTACCAGGCACCGATAACTTACGTCATTACGGTCATCAAAATGTTTCTAACACTCAAGTAGACGAAGCAGTCACACGACTGCGACAATCTTTAAAAAGACGCAGCATCAGCCCCAACCAGATAAAAAAAGAAGCTCAACAAATTTATAATTGGTTGATTAAACCTTTTGAAACTGAATTAGAAAATACCAAAAATCGAGAGGAAAGCAAGGTAAAAAATTTGATATTTGTTCTAGATGGTTCGTTGCGTAATTTACCTATGGCAGTTCTCCATGATGGAACAAGATACCTTATAGAAAGATACGCCGTGAGTGTTACTTCTGGTTTGCAACTGCTCGAACCCAAACCACTTCATAGAGAATCGCTAAGTGTTTTAGTAGGAGGTGCTACAGATGCTCCCAGTTTTGAAAAGGAAGGTTTAGGAGCCATAAATAATGTAGCGGTAGAACTAGAGGGCGTCAAGCAAAAAGTTCTGCACACTCAAATGTTGGAAAACCAAAAATTTCTCCAACAAAATATCGAACAACAAATTAATTCTAAACCCTATAATATCGTTCACTTGGCAACTCACGGGAAATTCAGTTCAAATCCAGAGCAAACTTTCATTTTAGATTGGCAAAAACGTATCAAAGTTAAGGATTTTGATAACTTACTGAACCTAGATTTTCAAAGGCGTACTAAACCAATCGAATTACTCATTCTTAGCGCTTGCGAGACAGCTACAGGAGACAATCGAGCAGCTTTAGGGCTAGCAGGAGTCGCACTCAAAGCAGGCGCACGCAGTACATTAGCTAGCTTGTGGCAAGTCAATGATGCCTCAACTGCTCAATTTATGATTAAGTTATATCAAGAACTGAATAATCCTCAAATCATGAAAGCAGAAGCATTACGAAATGTCCAGCGTGCTTTCCTAACAGAGTTTTCTAGCACGGATTATAACCGACCTTATCATTGGGCATCGTTTATTCTTGTAGGAAATTGGCTGTAATTTTGCAGACACTTAACGAACAAGCTGCATGCGCTTGATTGAGGTGACTGTTCGGCTTTTACCGCAGGGCTCAGCACTCTGACAATCATTAACCTTTCCCGGTCCGTAAAATAAGCGCACTTTCTTATTTAAATAAGTTTTTTCCTTTGCACAAATATCGTAAGATGCGTAAAGTCCTTGGTATTTTTTTCTCTTGCTATCTATTAAATCCACATAGCACGAAATATCACCGTTGGTAATACCCGTGACTGTGGCAATTTGAGGCAATTTAGTTGTTTGCTGTGCTTGAACAACAGAGGTGTTGGCAAAAATACTAATAGTAGAAGCTGCAAAAACACTAATAGAGAATCCTATGGCCGATATATGAGATATTTTTTTGACTTTCATAATTTTCTGTTTTTGAAATAACATGACTGTAAACGCATACACATTGCCAAGCGATACATTTATTTACGAATTATTCAATCTCCATACTTAAAAGTTGGAGATTAACGACTTACCGATCGGAGATCGCTGTCACGCTACCAACAATAGGCTCTTGTACAATTTTTCCCAGGTTAACATTTTCAGCATTTAACAGTTCTCTCCAAACACTCTGAAGATTGGGATTTTGTGGTTCTTTTAAGCGCAGTTGGGCTAATTCTGTTAATGTCTCCAACCAAATACCGTGTTTGGCGTAGACAGCAATTCTTTCTAGAGGTGTTTTTGCTGTATCTAACTCCTTTTGAAGTTCAGATGATGCTGAGACTCGTTGTACGACTCCAGTTAAGGAAGCTGGTGTCAGTGATTCGCTCTTGGAGGTTGCACTCGGACAGTTAATATCTACATACCAACGGTATTCTTTACCAACTGCTAAAGGTGGAACGCTTGACGGTAAACTGACACTGACAATACCGGGTGTTGCATTTAATTTAAAACGAGTGCGATAAACGTCTGTATCACCATCTTGCAAGACAAACTCGCCATCATTCACTTCCTCAGAAGTATAAGGAACATAAATCCAGAGAGTAGGATGTTCTTTTGTGGTTAATTTTAAGTTATGACTGCCTGCTAGACGAGTCAGTGGAGGCTTGTTTTTTTTAGCAAGGCAATCTCCTCGGCTTCCCGTACCGTCATTTGTTGGAGGCGTTCCCCGATCGGGTGGATCGTTGTGTGGTGGGATAAAACGAATTTTTGTCTGAGATGCTTTATTTGTAATTATTTGGGTTTGTGCTTGTGCTTGTGAGGGTAGGGAAACGAGATTCCAGCCACATATTACCCAAGGTAGAATCAATAACTGTTTTAACTGTAATTTCTGTAATTCTTTCATATGGGAATAATATTGCATCTCACGCTAACCGCAATAACTTGAACTACAAATTTAAATTATCTGATTCCGGACTTCTCGTCTGTCGTTCCCAGGCAGTCACGAACTGCTTTATATTAAGAGGCAGAGCCTCTAAAGAAGGTATTTCCAGCCAGAGCTTGGGAACGAGGTGCGGGAGGAAATATCGATGACACCTCTTTACCAAATTTCTAAGATCCCCGACTGCTCCCATAAGTCAGGGATCTTGTAGGCTCAATAGTTTTTAAATAAACTCTTAATCGATCGATTGAAAATTTGTTTTGAATCGTACAGTATAAATAATTACTAATCCACTAGCAGTTACTATCAAAGCAAAAGCAGATGGAACTAATGGCAACCAAGCGCCCTGTAACACTAATAAACCCCAACAACTGCCGTATAAAACTGTAATTGCGATCGCTTCTCCTAGTAGAATGCTTGCAGGTGACCTAAAAGACCAAGCGATCGCACCCCCGACTAATGACCAAAGCCCAATCCAGAGAATTTCTAGTGGTTTTGGCAACCACCAAATTAACGGTCTGCGATCCAATACACTGCTGAGAAGTTGACTGACCATATGTGCTTGAATTTCCAAACCAGTCAAACTTCGTACTGACCCTTGACCTCTACCAGAGGTTGTGCGCCAACGATGGTCGTTAAAACTGGGATCGGTTGTACCAATGAGAACGATGCGATCTTTGGCTAAATTGGGGTTGAATCCATCACTCAGTACTTCTTGCAGGGTAACTTTTCGAGCAATAGGTTCGGCGGCGCGGTAATTGAGCAATATTTGATGCCCGCTAGTATTAATATTGTGATAACCACCTGTATTTTTTTCTAAAGTTTTAAAGACAGTTTGACCAATTCTTAAATACGACTCTGAAGTGAAACCGCTTTCAATTTTTTCCTTAAGTAAGTAATGTGTGGCTAATTGCCAACTAAAAGCATAACTGTTTTGGCATGGTTCGGCATGACTGACTGCTAAAACATGGCGGCGGAGAACATCATCAACGTCTCTAACAACATTATTAAAACCTTGATTCTTTTTTGACACTTCTTTGGGCGGTGTAATGCCTGGGTTACCATACTTACAGATGGCAAAAAAGCTGTTGTTTTTCATCCCCATTGCTAAATCTCTGTTATTTGCTCCTATAGGGATTTCACGGTAAATATCTAAACCAATAGCTCGCGGTTGCGATCGCTCTAATTTAGCTAACAACTTCGTCAACGAGCGTTCGGACAGGGAAGCAGCCCCTCGCTCTGTAACAGGTTGAGATTGTACGTCTTGTTCGGTAATGGTAACAAGTAAAAGCCTTTCATCTTGTCCCTCATCGGGTCGCAACTGCATCAATTGGTCGTAAGATTGCAGTTCCCAAGATTGCAGAAAACCTAGCGATCTCATTCCAATTGTTAAACTCGTGACTAAAAGACTTGCCACAGTTACAGTTTTAATAGGAAGGACATTGAAGCGATTTTCAGGGATTTTGGTGTTTTGCTTAACCCAATTGCGATCGAAAACGGCTTGATATATTGGGTTTTTAACAACTAACTGTCCTTGTTGCAAGTTCACTAACCCGGATAGACGTAATTCTAAATGCTCGCAATTATTTTTAGCAGGGATTTTGCCCCGTTTTAATATTTGTAAATATAGGTGTAATAACTTTTGCTGAAAACGAGAGCGTAAAATGCGATCGTGAATTGTCCGCAAATGTTCCGGTCGGTCGTGAGATTCCCAATCATTAATAATTCGTGTTCGTACTAATCGATCGATTGATTCAGGAGTTTGTATTTCTGCTTCCTGAGAAATCAGCCAACATATTTTTTGTGTTAAAAAAGGTTGTCCGCCACTCCAGTAAAGAATTTCCTTTAAAGCAGTCTCAGGATGACTGACTTTGTCAAGTAATCCATCCATTAAAGCTGCACTTTCCTGAAATTGAAAACCTTTCAATTCAATAGCTCGACCAATATTAAAAGGTGTTGCAAATTCATCTTTAATCAGATCTGAAGGGGTTGCTACTCCTAGCAGTACAAAAGAAAGTCTTCTATATTCTGACTTAATTGCTCGTTTATCATAACAATTACGAATAAAAGCGAAAAATTCATCTGTAGGAAAACTCAAACTGAGAATACTGTCAATTTCATCTATAAATATAACAATTTTTTTGTTAATTTGCTTTAATAAAATTGTTTCAATAAACTCTCCCAAACGTTGTATTGGCGATAAGTCATTTTGTTCGCGCAGCCAATTTCGACGGTTAACTTTTAGTTCAAATCCACTGATTAACTCTTGAATAATACCTCCATACCATTGCTGTGGTGTAATCTGTTGACTGCCAATTCCACTAAGTTCAATTTCTGCACAGCAAATTCCTTGTTCGTGCAGTTTAAACATGGTATGAATTCTTAGAGAAGACTTACCCATTTGGCGTGAATTGAGGACATAACAATATTCACCTGCTAACAGAGCGTTGTAGAGTTCAACATCTGCTTGTCTCTCAATATAGGTAGGAGCATCAGGAGGTAAACTTCCCCCTATTTGGTATTTGTAGTCAGAGTGGGGTACAGTACTCATCAGGAATTGTCCTCAAACAACCAGTTATAGTAATAACAATAACTCCAACATTTCTCAAAAAAAACTCCTAACCTTAAACCCCCAATCTTCCCCAAATTATCTGAAGTTTTCCGAACATATTTTTTCTATGGTTTCTAAAAAATAGAAGCCCTGATTGGGAGCATCCCAATTTGGAAAAAATATGCTTGTGATTAAAATCACGCCTATGCGGACTTAATAAGAAGTCCACGTAGGTGGACTTTGTTTGTGTAGCCCCAGAATTCTATTCTGAGGGCAATTGCTTCCGTTCCTGGGCTACAGACTCGCTGCTTTGCACTGTAGGAGACGAAGTCTCAAATGAACGCATTCCAACCGATGCTAAAAGCGATATGGAATAGGTGCGGGACGTGAGGACTAAGAAATAGGTCACCGCTTGCCAGTCACTGCTAAAAGCTCAGCAACAATCGCAATGAGTTCAGATGGGTCTACTGGTTTGGGGATATGCTTTTGGTAGCCTGATTCTATAGCTTGATTTCGATCCCCCTCTCCAACATACGCTGTGAGTGCGATTGCGGGAATTTGACCACCCATCTCTGGTGGCAATTGTCTCACTTTGCGGAGTAAATTATAACCATCCTCTTCTGGCATACCAATATCGCTAATTAATATATTGGGTTTAAATTGCTCAAAACAAGCGAAGCCTTCTTTTGCTGATGCTGCAGCCATTGCGATCGCTCCATATTGTTGAAGCACAAACACTAAAAATTCTCGCGTGTCGGCTATATCGTCAACGACCAATACTTTTATCCCTTCAAGATTGATAAAATTTTCTAAACGATCGCTGTCTCGGTTTGACACTGACTGAGTATCCAGTAAAGGTAACCTGACAGTAAAGGTAGCGCCTTGTCCCTCTCCGAGGCTTTCAGCACTCACGTTTCCCCCATGTAATTCAACCAGGTGACGGACAATTGCCAAACCCAGTCCCAAGCCTCCATGATTGCGGGTGACTGAAGCATCAGCTTGACGAAAATATTCAAAAACATGCGGTAGAAAATCTGCACTGATACCTTTACCCGTATCTTTCACAATGATTTGAGCGTGGGAATTCGATCGGGAAGATGACAAAATCACTTCCACCCGTCCGCCTTGGGGTGTAAACTTGATCGCATTAGAGAGTAAATTCCATACAACTTGTTGGAGACGGTTGGGATCGGCTAAAACCATACCAACGTTTGGGTTGATGTGTAGCAACAGTTCAATTGACTTTGCTTCTACAGCAGGACGCATGGTGTTAATTGCTTCTTCAACTACTGAAGCTGGATTAATAGTTAAAACATTTAGACTCAGCTTACCGCGCAAAATACGAGAAACATCTAGCAAATCTTCAATAAGTTGAGTTTGAACTCTAGCATTACGCTCAATAGTTTCTAAAGCACGACTAGTTGTTGCTTGGTCTAATTTGCGGGTACGCAACATTGTTGACCAACCCAATATCGCATTGAGAGGAGAGCGTAATTCATGAGAGAGAATAGCTAAAAACTCATCTTTAATCCTATTGGCTGCTTCTGCTTCTGCTCGGGAAGCTCGTTCTCGCTGCAACAGTTGTTCTTTTTCGAATTCTACTTGTTGGCGGGCGATTTCGGCTTGTTTTCGTTCTGTAATATCAAAAAGTATTCCTTCAATGCTGACAAGATTTCCTCGTGCATTGTAGGTGACTTTACCTCTATCTTCCAACCAGATAGTAACACCATTGTCAGGTCGTATCATGCGAAACTCTGAAACATAGCTGCTTTTACAATCAATTGCTTTTTGTACGCGTGCTTGGTGAGTTGCTAAGTCATCAGGATGAACTAGCTTCCATCCTTCGTCTCCCGTACCGCTCTGGGCTTCAGGTGTTAATCCTAATATTTCGCAGGCTGTTTCCGAACGAGAAATCATGTTTGTGCTTGCATTCCACGTCCACGCCACTATCCGAGCCGCTTTCACAGCCAATTTTAAACGTTCGTCGGTTTGATGAAGTGCTTCTTCTACACGTTTGCGAGCAGTGATGTCGCGGTTAATTTCGAGAATGGCTGTTGGTTGTCCCGTCCGATCTCGTTTTAAAGCCCAACGACCAATTGTAACAATGGAATCACCATCTTTTTTTGTGTGAACCAATTCCCCTTGCCAACGTCCAGTGTTAAACAATTCAGCTTCAATTTCTTCTATCGGTTGGGGTAATTTGGTTTGCAACAAGGTATGAGAGTTTTTTCCTAAGGCTTCTTCTTTCGTCCAGCCATAGATTTCCCATGCACCCTGATTCCAAAAGGTAATTTGATTGTCCAAATCTCGAACTACAATTGCGTCAAGAGCTAAATCTAGAAGTTGAGCTTGCTCTTGCACGACTAATATCGTATCTAGTAATTCCTGTTCTCGACTTGAGGCTTTGGATTGGGTCACCGTTGGTATTTCTTAATATAACTAAAAAAAATATTCAAAATAAAAATAATATTGTAATTAATAAAAAACTATATGTATCAAAGGAATGAATTTTCAGTATAGCAACTCAATGAAATTTAGAAATTATAAATGATTGATGAAAAACTTTAAATAGTGTATTGTGGGCATTGCCAAGTAATAGTTAGATGTAGTAATTGCCCACCCGAAGTATTTTATGAAGTGTCTGTGATATGCTTTTCGTCAAAAATCCTGCTTTTTAAAGAAACCGAGCGTCTGGATCTTACGTTTCTTATCTGGGTATAAAGAATTTTTACTCTTCAGGTTCAAAATCTTCTTTCCTAGCACCACAAACAGGACAAATCCAATCTTCTGGAATGTCCTCAAACGCTGTTCCCGGTTCTATACCACTGTCTGGATCTCCTTGTTCTGGGTCGTATTCATAACCGCAAACAGTGCATATGTACTTTTGCATGCTATCTTCCCTTCCATACTTTGTTTGTTATTGCCTCAATCTTACTTCATAGTTTCTAATTCGTAATTCGCAATTTATTCATTTAATTACGAATTACGAATTAACTATTACAAATTATTAAGATTTGTGCCCAACCAACCATTAAAGTTTTTCTTTTGTATCGTAGTTGGTTTTTCTTGGGGTTTGACCTGATATTTACTCGGACGTGGAAGAGCTAAAGTCACCGGTAGGGTTCGCAGTTCTTCGTGATGAAAAACAGTGACTTGAATGGTATCGTTTGGTTGGTAATCTTTGAGCCTTTCGCACAAATCATTTGCCGTTACCCGCAAACCATCAATAGCCAGCAGCTCATCTCCGGGATCGATTCCGGCTAATTGTGCGGGAGAGCCGGCTTCTACGAACTTAATGATTTCTCGACCGCGATCGCTACTGACTCTTATACCCAAATAGGGCTCCTCCTCAGTTTCCACAATCAGTTGCAAGCCAAACGGTTCTAAATACTCATTGAAGGGCAAATCTTCTGTACCATCAATGTAGCGTTTAAAGAAATCAGTCAAATCCACCCCAGCCACAGACTCAATAACTTCCTGCAATTGTTCTGGAGTATAACCAATTTCATCTCTACCAAATTGATGCCACATTTTGACCATGACATCATCAAGTGAGGTCTGATTTGCATTGCGCGAACGAATCAGCAAATCCAGTAGCAAAGACACCAACTCTCCTTTGAGATAGTAGGAAATTTGGGAATTCCCACTGTTTGCATCTTGACGGTAGAGTTTAATCCAAGCATCAAAACTCGATTCCGAGAGAGGTTGTACTTTCCGCCCTGGCGTGGTTTCATAACGAGTGATTTCCTTACTCAAATTGCTAAGGAAGGATTTGGCGTCATAAATTCCCGCCCTTAGGGGTATCAGTAAGTCGTAATAACTTGTTGTCCCCTCACAGAACCACAAAGAAGGCGTGTAGTTTTCTTGGTCGTAGTCAAAGACTTCTAATGCTTGGGGACGAATACGCTTGACGTTCCACAAGTGAAAGAACTCATGAGCAACGAGTTGCATGAAGCGCTCGTATTTGTCG
It encodes the following:
- a CDS encoding filamentous hemagglutinin N-terminal domain-containing protein; translated protein: MPKVLKYAIAFTHTLTVCFVNIVSENCVSAQINPDETLGSERSSLAPNVGIRQGVRGDRIDGGAIRGSNLFHSFQEFNINEGQRVYFNNPAGITNIITRVTGTKLSNILGTLGVNGSANLFFINPNGMIFGQNARLDIQGSFIASTASGLNFADNTQFSATASQNSPLLTVSVPIGLQFTSNSQGILVRGNGRGLRRQENPIIDTNNALRTQPDRTLALVGGDVTFEGGTLKTAGGRIELGSVAGTGNVSLTAVQKGFSLGYEGVANFGDIQLSGATAIDASGEGGGEIEIRGKRVVLREGSQIEATRLEKGFGGKLTVTASDLVELGGTTADNLGDNRRFPSSLSVDNRKVGDIPGELTINTRQLIIRPGGRISASNAGQGKGGNITVNAADSVELIGIFNAMGGLRSSGISVQTTGSGDAGNLAINTKNLVIRDGAELSASTFSAGNGGSVEINASDSVELFNTNGQIRSRIVAEVGRDLREVNRQGESDSPTGQGGNLTIRTRNLTVRDGAVVTVSSRSENARAQGAGTLDVTARSVRLDNKGQITAATASGQGGNITLQVQDILLLRRNSLISTTAGSAQAGGDGGNININTNFIVAVSNENSDITANAFSGSGGNVKITAQSIFGLEPRSREQLQTLLGTSQAGDTDPSRLLSNDITAISQENPSLSGQITINTPDVDPSKMLVELPMDIVDVSGLIRQDLCVAADRGSKFTITGRGGLPPSPHETLNPDAGWEDWRIVQPQALSEKTESARNYQPNSKELQPINIIEAQGWVMSANGTVVLTAQPAVVTPQGTWLSPLDCQRLRANL
- a CDS encoding CHAT domain-containing protein: MKSNEKIKVAQLPNLLKQLGILPSSRKSRILQLINKNRKILQIILLAALSVIFSLHSPILFSAIAQQPGVTQQSAIALMQAGKKNYEEGLFAEATKTLQQAVQIYAATGETLNQAQALSFASLAQHKLGQFQAAENSIHNSLSLLKSLPERKDTIQVRALTLNAQAHLQLAKGNAETALESWQNAEKLYRQIRDRLGILGSLLNQALALQVLGLSRRADRTIAQVEQEIYQETDPSFKFASLLNLGQIRRQGRDLEQSQKILQMGLEVAQKMRSPEFQSKVLLSLGNTEIALAKNAKALKNEENFQTYTQKALNDYQQAANIAISQQIKVQAKINQFSILLENQQYSSFPVLLPQISSSLERLPKSRSSIYARVHFAKNLIQWLQESKEPKNKKDITQILNTAIDQARSLTDRRAESYALGTLGELYEKTLDESKAIELTQSALAIAQATNAPDIAYRWQWQMGRLLQKQAETTHRSKNADAQAVSYYTQAFKTLNNLRGDLVVLSPEVQFSFRETVEPVYRQLVDLLLRDPNPNRDRLIQARDVMEALQLAELDNFFGDACAKPEQVKIDDLDPHAAVIYPIILPDRLEVVIKLPGTDNLRHYGHQNVSNTQVDEAVTRLRQSLKRRSISPNQIKKEAQQIYNWLIKPFETELENTKNREESKVKNLIFVLDGSLRNLPMAVLHDGTRYLIERYAVSVTSGLQLLEPKPLHRESLSVLVGGATDAPSFEKEGLGAINNVAVELEGVKQKVLHTQMLENQKFLQQNIEQQINSKPYNIVHLATHGKFSSNPEQTFILDWQKRIKVKDFDNLLNLDFQRRTKPIELLILSACETATGDNRAALGLAGVALKAGARSTLASLWQVNDASTAQFMIKLYQELNNPQIMKAEALRNVQRAFLTEFSSTDYNRPYHWASFILVGNWL
- a CDS encoding DUF928 domain-containing protein; translation: MKELQKLQLKQLLILPWVICGWNLVSLPSQAQAQTQIITNKASQTKIRFIPPHNDPPDRGTPPTNDGTGSRGDCLAKKNKPPLTRLAGSHNLKLTTKEHPTLWIYVPYTSEEVNDGEFVLQDGDTDVYRTRFKLNATPGIVSVSLPSSVPPLAVGKEYRWYVDINCPSATSKSESLTPASLTGVVQRVSASSELQKELDTAKTPLERIAVYAKHGIWLETLTELAQLRLKEPQNPNLQSVWRELLNAENVNLGKIVQEPIVGSVTAISDR
- a CDS encoding CHASE2 domain-containing protein, producing MSTVPHSDYKYQIGGSLPPDAPTYIERQADVELYNALLAGEYCYVLNSRQMGKSSLRIHTMFKLHEQGICCAEIELSGIGSQQITPQQWYGGIIQELISGFELKVNRRNWLREQNDLSPIQRLGEFIETILLKQINKKIVIFIDEIDSILSLSFPTDEFFAFIRNCYDKRAIKSEYRRLSFVLLGVATPSDLIKDEFATPFNIGRAIELKGFQFQESAALMDGLLDKVSHPETALKEILYWSGGQPFLTQKICWLISQEAEIQTPESIDRLVRTRIINDWESHDRPEHLRTIHDRILRSRFQQKLLHLYLQILKRGKIPAKNNCEHLELRLSGLVNLQQGQLVVKNPIYQAVFDRNWVKQNTKIPENRFNVLPIKTVTVASLLVTSLTIGMRSLGFLQSWELQSYDQLMQLRPDEGQDERLLLVTITEQDVQSQPVTERGAASLSERSLTKLLAKLERSQPRAIGLDIYREIPIGANNRDLAMGMKNNSFFAICKYGNPGITPPKEVSKKNQGFNNVVRDVDDVLRRHVLAVSHAEPCQNSYAFSWQLATHYLLKEKIESGFTSESYLRIGQTVFKTLEKNTGGYHNINTSGHQILLNYRAAEPIARKVTLQEVLSDGFNPNLAKDRIVLIGTTDPSFNDHRWRTTSGRGQGSVRSLTGLEIQAHMVSQLLSSVLDRRPLIWWLPKPLEILWIGLWSLVGGAIAWSFRSPASILLGEAIAITVLYGSCWGLLVLQGAWLPLVPSAFALIVTASGLVIIYTVRFKTNFQSID